One genomic segment of Streptomyces niveus includes these proteins:
- the lipA gene encoding lipoyl synthase: MSAVAPDGRKMLRLEVRNSQTPIERKPEWIKTRAKMGPEYTAMQKLVKSEGLHTVCQEAGCPNIYECWEDREATFLIGGDQCTRRCDFCQIDTGKPEALDRDEPRRVGESVVTMDLNYATITGVARDDLADGGAWLYAETVRQIHAQTAGREAGRTKVELLIPDFNAEADALAEVFSSRPQVLAHNVETVPRIFKRIRPGFRYERSLDVITQAREAGLITKSNLILGMGETREEVSDALRDLHDAGCELITITQYLRPSARHHPVERWVKPHEFVELKDEADAIGYSGVMSGPLVRSSYRAGRLFQQAMERRGTESVHQAV; the protein is encoded by the coding sequence GTGTCCGCTGTCGCACCCGACGGACGCAAGATGCTGCGCCTGGAGGTCCGGAACAGCCAGACCCCCATCGAGCGCAAGCCCGAGTGGATCAAGACCCGGGCGAAGATGGGGCCCGAGTACACCGCGATGCAGAAGCTCGTGAAGAGCGAGGGTCTGCACACCGTGTGCCAGGAGGCCGGCTGTCCCAACATCTACGAATGCTGGGAGGACCGCGAGGCGACCTTCCTCATCGGCGGCGACCAGTGCACGCGGCGTTGCGACTTCTGCCAGATCGACACGGGCAAGCCCGAGGCGCTGGACCGCGACGAGCCGCGCCGGGTCGGCGAGTCCGTCGTCACGATGGACCTGAACTACGCCACGATCACCGGCGTCGCCCGCGACGACCTGGCGGACGGCGGCGCGTGGCTGTACGCGGAGACGGTGCGCCAGATCCACGCGCAGACCGCGGGGCGTGAGGCGGGCCGTACGAAGGTCGAACTGCTCATCCCCGACTTCAACGCGGAGGCCGACGCGCTCGCCGAGGTCTTCTCCTCGCGCCCCCAGGTACTCGCGCACAACGTCGAGACGGTGCCGCGGATCTTCAAGCGGATCCGCCCCGGCTTCCGTTACGAGCGCTCCCTCGACGTCATCACCCAGGCCCGCGAGGCCGGTCTGATCACGAAGTCGAATCTGATCCTCGGTATGGGCGAGACCCGCGAGGAGGTCAGTGACGCGCTGCGCGATCTGCACGACGCGGGCTGCGAGCTGATCACCATCACGCAGTATCTGCGGCCCTCCGCGCGCCATCACCCCGTCGAACGGTGGGTGAAGCCGCACGAGTTCGTGGAGCTGAAGGACGAGGCCGACGCGATCGGCTACTCCGGTGTGATGTCCGGACCGCTGGTCCGCTCCTCGTACCGCGCGGGGCGGCTGTTCCAGCAGGCGATGGAGCGCCGGGGCACGGAGTCCGTGCACCAGGCGGTGTGA
- a CDS encoding NAD(P)/FAD-dependent oxidoreductase gives MLSSEHHADVVIIGAGIAGLSAAHQLTRAGVTVSVLEAAPYIGGRMATENLDGFRLDRIGQLLNTSYPELIRAPALRDASLRMFSPGVLVHSEGRRHRAGVTVTATVTAGSARGALTAARALASAPRARAVRSRVPGTRAATRPGSRPPLGNALDQARLHAALGRLATTPVTRLLARPERPALAALSARGLPARTVDGFVRPLLSALLCDPDLTTSSRCADLALRSFARGRLCVPEGGAAALPELLAATLPPGTVRTGVCVTDASISAVGTKEHGEITCRSLLVATGARAAAELLPGLRVPDFHPVTVLHHTAPTAPLTDPALLLDGDRRGGPVAHTTVMSAVDPSRAPAGRTLISSTVLGLRTPPPGAELDGAVRAHLATLYGVSTDDWELLAVQHDPEAVPAMPPPHDLRRQVRLLSGLYVCGDHRDTSTVQGALSSGRRAAYAILDDLGVRPDQGTAQIPTAA, from the coding sequence GTGCTCAGCTCAGAACATCACGCGGACGTCGTCATCATTGGCGCCGGAATCGCCGGCCTGTCGGCAGCTCACCAGCTGACCCGCGCGGGCGTAACAGTCAGCGTCCTGGAGGCCGCCCCTTACATCGGCGGCCGGATGGCCACCGAGAACCTCGACGGCTTCCGCCTCGACCGCATCGGCCAGTTGCTCAACACCTCGTACCCGGAACTGATCCGCGCCCCGGCACTCCGCGACGCCTCCTTACGGATGTTCTCGCCGGGCGTGCTCGTCCACAGCGAGGGCCGGCGCCACCGCGCGGGCGTCACCGTCACAGCGACCGTCACGGCGGGGAGCGCACGGGGCGCACTCACCGCCGCACGCGCCCTGGCAAGCGCCCCACGCGCCAGGGCCGTACGGAGCCGCGTCCCGGGGACCAGGGCCGCCACCCGTCCGGGCTCCCGCCCCCCGCTGGGCAACGCGCTCGACCAGGCCCGTCTCCACGCGGCCCTCGGCCGCCTCGCGACCACCCCCGTGACCCGGCTGCTGGCCCGCCCCGAACGCCCCGCGCTCGCCGCGCTGTCCGCGCGCGGTCTGCCCGCGCGGACCGTCGACGGCTTCGTACGCCCGCTGCTCTCCGCACTGCTCTGCGACCCGGACCTCACCACGTCCAGCCGCTGCGCCGACCTGGCGCTGCGCAGCTTCGCCCGGGGCCGGCTGTGCGTCCCCGAGGGCGGCGCCGCCGCCCTGCCGGAGCTGCTGGCGGCCACGCTGCCGCCCGGCACCGTGCGGACGGGCGTGTGCGTGACGGACGCGTCGATCAGCGCCGTCGGTACGAAGGAGCACGGCGAGATCACCTGCCGCTCGCTGCTCGTCGCGACGGGCGCCCGCGCCGCCGCCGAGCTGCTGCCGGGCCTGCGGGTGCCGGACTTCCACCCCGTGACGGTCCTTCACCACACGGCCCCCACAGCCCCTCTGACAGATCCCGCGCTGCTCCTGGACGGGGACCGGCGCGGCGGCCCGGTGGCGCACACGACCGTCATGAGCGCGGTGGACCCGTCGCGCGCCCCGGCCGGCCGGACGCTGATCTCCTCGACGGTGCTCGGGCTCCGTACGCCGCCCCCCGGGGCGGAACTCGACGGCGCGGTCCGCGCCCATCTGGCCACGCTGTACGGCGTGTCGACCGACGACTGGGAGCTGCTGGCCGTCCAGCACGACCCGGAGGCGGTCCCCGCCATGCCGCCGCCGCACGATCTGCGCCGTCAGGTGCGGCTGCTGTCGGGGCTGTACGTGTGCGGGGACCACCGCGACACCAGCACCGTCCAGGGCGCGCTCTCGTCGGGCCGCAGGGCCGCGTACGCGATCCTGGACGACCTGGGCGTACGACCGGACCAGGGGACGGCACAGATCCCGACAGCGGCTTAG
- a CDS encoding TIGR01777 family oxidoreductase gives MGFMRIAITGSNGLIGTALTRSLRADGHEVVRLVRRPSRAGDEVEWNPSRQYVDVSGLYGCEAVVHLAGAGVADHRWTDAYKKEIRDSRVLGTAAIAEAVASLDTPPKVLVCGSAIGFYGDTGDRPVDESAPPGEGFLPSVCVEWEEAASAASDAGVRTVFARTGLVVAREGGAWGRLFPIFRAGLGGRLGDGRQYWSFISLHDHVAALRHLIDTESLSGPVNLTAPEPVTNREVTAAMGRVLRRPTLFAVPSVALKVALGEFSEDVLGSQRVLPGRLLESGFTFAFPKIDESILAALRV, from the coding sequence ATGGGTTTCATGAGGATCGCGATCACCGGCTCCAACGGGCTCATCGGCACGGCGCTCACGCGCTCCCTGCGAGCGGACGGGCACGAGGTGGTCCGCCTGGTCCGCCGCCCCTCCCGGGCGGGCGACGAGGTCGAGTGGAACCCCTCCCGCCAGTACGTCGACGTGAGCGGGCTGTACGGCTGCGAGGCCGTCGTCCATCTCGCGGGCGCGGGGGTCGCGGACCACCGGTGGACCGACGCGTACAAGAAGGAGATCAGGGACAGCCGCGTCCTCGGTACGGCGGCGATCGCCGAGGCCGTCGCGTCCCTCGACACCCCGCCGAAGGTCCTGGTGTGCGGGTCGGCCATCGGCTTCTACGGCGACACGGGCGACCGCCCGGTGGACGAGTCGGCGCCGCCCGGAGAGGGGTTCCTGCCCTCCGTGTGCGTCGAGTGGGAGGAGGCGGCGTCCGCCGCGTCTGACGCGGGCGTACGGACGGTGTTCGCCCGCACGGGGCTCGTCGTGGCGCGCGAGGGCGGCGCGTGGGGGCGGCTGTTCCCCATCTTCCGGGCGGGGCTGGGGGGCCGGCTGGGCGACGGACGGCAGTACTGGAGCTTCATCTCCCTGCACGACCATGTGGCGGCGCTGCGGCATCTGATCGACACGGAGTCCCTGTCGGGTCCGGTGAACCTCACGGCCCCCGAGCCGGTGACGAACCGCGAGGTCACGGCGGCGATGGGCCGCGTACTGCGCCGGCCGACGCTCTTCGCGGTGCCGTCGGTGGCGCTGAAGGTGGCGCTGGGTGAGTTCTCGGAGGACGTGCTGGGGAGCCAACGGGTGCTGCCGGGGCGGCTGCTGGAGTCGGGGTTCACGTTCGCGTTCCCAAAGATCGACGAGTCGATCCTCGCGGCGCTGCGGGTGTAG
- a CDS encoding DUF4191 domain-containing protein, which yields MARKENADTAAETGRLKQIALTYKMTRRADKKVGLVVAGVGIVTFGVFLAIGFLVGHPIYLGILGFILAFLAMAIVFGRRAERAAFGQMEGQPGAAAAVLENVGRGWSTTPAVAMNRSQDVIHRAVGKAGIVLVAEGNPNRLKGLLAAEKKKMARIVIDVPVHDIIVGDGEGQVPLKKVRTTMLKLPRVLSGPQVTAANDRLRAMGDLMSNMPLPKGPMPKGMRMPRGGKMR from the coding sequence ATGGCGAGGAAGGAAAACGCAGACACTGCGGCGGAAACTGGGCGACTGAAGCAGATCGCTCTTACCTACAAGATGACCCGACGGGCCGACAAGAAGGTCGGTCTCGTCGTCGCGGGTGTGGGAATCGTCACCTTCGGTGTCTTCCTCGCGATCGGCTTTCTGGTCGGCCACCCCATTTATCTGGGCATTCTGGGCTTCATCCTGGCCTTCCTCGCGATGGCGATCGTCTTCGGACGCCGCGCCGAGCGTGCTGCCTTCGGGCAGATGGAGGGCCAGCCGGGAGCGGCGGCGGCCGTGCTGGAGAACGTGGGCCGCGGCTGGTCCACCACTCCGGCGGTCGCGATGAACCGCAGCCAGGACGTGATCCATCGCGCGGTCGGCAAGGCCGGCATCGTGCTGGTGGCGGAGGGCAATCCGAACCGGCTGAAGGGCCTGCTGGCGGCCGAGAAGAAGAAGATGGCGCGCATCGTCATCGATGTGCCGGTGCACGACATCATCGTCGGCGACGGTGAGGGTCAGGTGCCGCTGAAGAAGGTCCGTACGACGATGCTCAAGCTGCCTCGGGTGCTCTCCGGCCCGCAGGTGACGGCGGCCAACGACCGGTTGCGGGCGATGGGCGACCTGATGAGCAACATGCCGCTGCCGAAGGGCCCGATGCCGAAGGGCATGCGGATGCCGCGCGGCGGAAAGATGCGCTGA
- a CDS encoding GNAT family N-acetyltransferase, which translates to MPEPHIRGALLSDDDALSRLDHDTWSSLHAVTPRQEPPYEPFFDTRHRPGDYLVAEADGRIAGYLRLAAPTPLACNAHVRQIQGLAVHEWARGRGVARLLLRAAMERARAEGAVRITLRVLGHNKPARTLYESEGFVVEGVLPGEFFLDRSYVDDVLMGRSLDV; encoded by the coding sequence ATGCCGGAACCGCACATACGTGGCGCTCTCCTCTCGGACGACGACGCCCTGAGCCGCCTCGACCACGACACCTGGTCGTCCCTGCACGCGGTGACGCCCAGGCAGGAGCCGCCGTACGAGCCGTTCTTCGACACGCGGCACCGGCCCGGCGACTATCTGGTCGCCGAAGCCGACGGCCGGATCGCCGGCTATCTCCGGCTGGCGGCGCCCACCCCGCTGGCCTGCAACGCGCACGTCCGGCAGATCCAGGGGCTCGCCGTGCACGAGTGGGCGCGCGGCCGGGGCGTGGCGAGGCTGCTGCTGCGCGCGGCGATGGAGCGGGCGCGCGCCGAGGGCGCGGTGCGCATCACGCTGCGTGTGCTCGGGCACAACAAGCCGGCGCGCACGCTCTACGAGTCGGAGGGGTTCGTCGTGGAGGGCGTGCTGCCGGGGGAGTTCTTCCTGGACCGGAGCTATGTGGACGACGTGCTCATGGGGCGTTCGCTGGACGTCTGA
- a CDS encoding RDD family protein, protein MDNREAIGSWLSGPRAAAEGMGTDFGYRGERLGLPKEGPGSAAPLGRRFGALFVDWALCMLIAYGLLADDPQSASNYAIGVLLLMNILTVGTVGSTIGKRLFGLRVISEGRDRLGLGWAVVRSVLLCLAVPALIWDRDGRGLHDRLGRAVQVRI, encoded by the coding sequence GTGGACAACAGGGAAGCAATCGGATCGTGGCTCTCCGGACCGCGTGCGGCGGCCGAGGGGATGGGTACGGACTTCGGGTACCGGGGCGAGCGCCTCGGGCTGCCGAAGGAAGGCCCCGGTTCCGCCGCCCCGCTCGGGCGGCGCTTCGGCGCGCTCTTCGTCGACTGGGCGCTGTGCATGCTCATCGCGTACGGGCTCCTCGCCGACGACCCGCAGTCGGCGAGCAACTACGCGATCGGCGTTCTCCTCCTCATGAACATCCTGACCGTCGGGACGGTCGGCTCCACGATCGGCAAGCGCCTGTTCGGTCTGCGGGTCATCTCCGAGGGCCGCGACCGGCTCGGCCTCGGGTGGGCCGTGGTCCGCAGCGTGCTGCTGTGCCTCGCCGTACCCGCCCTCATCTGGGACCGGGACGGGCGCGGGCTGCACGACCGGCTCGGCCGCGCCGTACAGGTACGGATCTAG
- a CDS encoding DUF4240 domain-containing protein: MTDETEFWEIIDATREAAGGDPDEHADLLVERLLQLDPDSVLDFARHFETRYNRAYHWDLWAAAAILLGGASDDAFDYFRCWLIGQGREIFEGAVHEPDSLAELIDEFDEEIDGDDEELGYAADEAYEQLTGSVAPDLGVAPQAPEPEGTPVDFEDSQALADRLPRLWERFGVD; the protein is encoded by the coding sequence GTGACCGACGAGACGGAGTTCTGGGAGATCATCGACGCCACGCGTGAGGCGGCCGGCGGCGATCCCGACGAGCACGCCGATCTCCTCGTGGAGCGGCTGCTCCAGCTGGACCCCGACTCGGTCCTGGACTTCGCCCGGCACTTCGAGACCCGCTACAACCGCGCGTACCACTGGGATCTGTGGGCGGCCGCCGCGATCCTGCTCGGCGGCGCGAGCGACGACGCGTTCGACTACTTCCGCTGCTGGCTCATCGGCCAGGGCCGGGAGATCTTCGAGGGCGCCGTGCACGAGCCGGACAGCCTGGCCGAACTCATCGACGAGTTCGACGAGGAGATCGACGGCGACGACGAGGAGCTGGGGTACGCGGCCGACGAGGCGTACGAACAGCTCACCGGCTCCGTCGCGCCCGATCTGGGGGTCGCCCCGCAGGCCCCGGAGCCCGAGGGCACCCCCGTCGACTTCGAGGACTCACAGGCGCTGGCCGACCGGCTGCCGCGCCTGTGGGAACGGTTCGGCGTCGACTGA
- a CDS encoding SDR family oxidoreductase produces the protein MTDNHDKPLTGKIALVAGATRGAGRAIAVELGAAGATVYVTGRTTRQKVSEVGRSTETIEETAELVTHAGGEGIAVPTDHLEIEQVRALVERIDREQGRLDVLVNDVWGGNKLLDFDTPVWELDLERGLRMLDLGVKTHLITSSVALPLLVRQPGGLVVEVTDGTAESNRTPRNNLYYDLAKNAPIRMAYLLAEELRSVGGTAVAVTPGFMRSEEMLDGFGITEETWRDGIKVHRHFALSETPVYVGRGIAALAADPERDRWAGQALSSGQLAKEYGVTDADGSRPDVWAYMAAEAAAPGTEVSMHGYR, from the coding sequence ATGACCGACAACCACGACAAGCCGCTGACAGGAAAGATCGCACTGGTCGCCGGGGCCACCCGGGGCGCGGGCCGGGCGATCGCCGTGGAGCTCGGCGCCGCGGGCGCGACGGTGTACGTGACGGGGCGCACCACGCGGCAGAAGGTCAGCGAGGTGGGGCGGTCCACGGAGACCATCGAGGAGACCGCCGAGCTGGTCACCCACGCGGGCGGCGAGGGCATCGCCGTACCGACCGACCATCTGGAGATCGAGCAAGTACGGGCGCTGGTGGAGCGGATCGACCGGGAGCAGGGCCGGCTGGATGTGCTGGTCAACGACGTATGGGGCGGGAACAAGCTCCTGGACTTCGACACCCCTGTGTGGGAACTCGATCTGGAGCGCGGGCTGCGGATGCTCGATCTGGGGGTGAAGACCCATCTGATCACCAGCTCCGTCGCCCTGCCGCTGCTGGTACGGCAGCCGGGCGGGCTGGTCGTCGAGGTCACCGACGGAACGGCCGAGTCGAACAGGACGCCGCGCAACAACCTCTACTACGACCTCGCCAAGAACGCCCCGATCCGGATGGCCTACCTGCTGGCCGAGGAGCTGAGGAGTGTGGGCGGCACGGCGGTGGCGGTCACCCCCGGCTTCATGCGCTCCGAGGAGATGCTCGACGGCTTCGGCATCACCGAGGAGACCTGGCGGGACGGAATCAAGGTCCACCGGCACTTCGCGCTCTCGGAGACGCCCGTCTACGTGGGCCGGGGCATCGCGGCGCTCGCCGCCGACCCGGAGCGGGACCGCTGGGCGGGGCAGGCGCTCTCCAGCGGGCAGTTGGCGAAGGAGTACGGCGTCACGGACGCGGACGGCAGCCGGCCGGACGTGTGGGCGTACATGGCGGCCGAGGCGGCTGCACCCGGCACGGAGGTCTCCATGCACGGCTACCGGTAG
- the glnA gene encoding type I glutamate--ammonia ligase, giving the protein MFQNADEAKKFIADEDVKFVDVRFCDLPGVMQHFTIPAKAFDPADELAFDGSSIRGFQAIHESDMALRADLSTARVDPFRRDKTVNINFFIHDPITGEQYSRDPRNIAKKAEAYLASTGIADTAYFGPEAEFYVFDSVRFNTTSNESFYHIDSEAGAWNTGSTEDNRGYKVRYKGGYFPAPPVDHFADLRAEISLELDAVGLQVERQHHEVGTAGQAEINYKFNTLLAAADDLMLFKYIVKNVAWRNNKTATFMPKPIFGDNGSGMHVHQSLWAGGDPLFYDEQGYAGLSDTARYYIGGILRHAPSLLAFTNPTVNSYHRLVPGFEAPVNLVYSQRNRSAAMRIPITGSNPKAKRVEFRAPDPSSNPYLAFSALLLAGLDGIKNKIEPAEPIDKDLYELAPEEHAGVAQVPTSLPAVLEALEADNEYLQAGGVFTSDLIETWIDYKRTNEIAPIQLRPHPHEFELYFDI; this is encoded by the coding sequence ATGTTCCAGAACGCCGACGAGGCCAAGAAGTTCATCGCGGACGAGGACGTGAAATTCGTAGACGTCCGGTTCTGCGACCTGCCTGGCGTGATGCAGCACTTCACGATCCCGGCGAAGGCGTTCGACCCGGCGGACGAGCTGGCTTTCGACGGCTCGTCGATCCGCGGTTTCCAGGCGATCCACGAGTCGGACATGGCGCTTCGCGCGGACCTGTCGACCGCTCGCGTGGACCCCTTCCGTCGCGACAAGACGGTGAACATCAACTTCTTCATCCACGACCCGATCACGGGTGAGCAGTACAGCCGCGACCCGCGCAACATCGCCAAGAAGGCCGAGGCGTACCTCGCCTCCACCGGCATCGCGGACACCGCGTACTTCGGCCCGGAGGCAGAGTTCTACGTCTTCGACAGCGTGCGCTTCAACACGACGTCGAACGAGAGCTTCTACCACATCGACTCCGAGGCCGGCGCCTGGAACACGGGCTCGACCGAGGACAACCGCGGCTACAAGGTCCGTTACAAGGGCGGCTACTTCCCGGCCCCGCCGGTCGACCACTTCGCCGACCTGCGCGCCGAGATCTCCCTGGAGCTGGACGCGGTCGGCCTCCAGGTCGAGCGCCAGCACCACGAGGTCGGCACCGCCGGCCAGGCCGAGATCAACTACAAGTTCAACACGCTGCTGGCCGCGGCGGACGACCTGATGCTCTTCAAGTACATCGTGAAGAACGTCGCCTGGCGCAACAACAAGACCGCGACCTTCATGCCCAAGCCGATCTTCGGTGACAACGGCTCCGGCATGCACGTCCACCAGTCCCTGTGGGCCGGTGGCGACCCGCTCTTCTACGACGAGCAGGGTTACGCGGGCCTGTCGGACACCGCCCGCTACTACATCGGCGGCATCCTGCGCCACGCGCCGTCGCTGCTGGCGTTCACGAACCCGACGGTGAACTCCTACCACCGCCTGGTCCCCGGCTTCGAGGCCCCGGTCAACCTGGTCTACTCGCAGCGCAACCGCTCGGCCGCGATGCGCATCCCGATCACGGGCTCCAACCCGAAGGCCAAGCGCGTCGAATTCCGCGCCCCGGACCCGTCGTCCAACCCGTACCTGGCCTTCTCGGCCCTGCTCCTCGCGGGCCTCGACGGCATCAAGAACAAGATCGAGCCGGCGGAGCCGATCGACAAGGACCTCTACGAGCTGGCCCCGGAGGAGCACGCGGGCGTGGCCCAGGTCCCGACCTCGCTCCCGGCGGTACTTGAGGCCCTCGAGGCCGACAACGAGTACCTCCAGGCGGGCGGCGTGTTCACGTCGGACCTGATCGAGACGTGGATCGACTACAAGCGCACGAACGAAATCGCCCCGATCCAACTCCGCCCGCACCCGCACGAGTTCGAGCTTTACTTCGACATCTAA
- a CDS encoding regulator translates to MSERPPQRIPNRQLAALIAEAGFSNAGLARRVDQLGLEHGLDLRYDKTSVTRWLRGQQPRGTTPALIAEVFTRRLGRRLSAQDLGLDACAPVYAGLEFAATPEEAVDIVGGLWRKDSGSHAELRKIAFTPAGLVVPSRDWLIGRADERVGHDGSAATTAAGQARTPGQVPGRGASQVPGQPTGHQLAAATGAGPGTPSYGTRSYGGGGADGGGGTGRAADAAGVRVPAQGRATMPRQAAVPAGVPPARPTDRVAGQRVGGGDVAALRSVSELFRTLDQAYGGGHARQALVRYLEHECEPMLRGVYGETTGRRLFAAAADLTRLAGWTSYDIAAHGLAQRYFVQALRLSQAAGDRAYGSFVLITMSRQAVYLGHGREAVQLARVAQQGVGSAAPPVVQSLLHSVEARGHAVLGEPRACTASLVRAERALESARPGDEVPHWARSFDEGQLADEFGHSYRDLQQYRAAVQHAERALQLRAPGFARSRLFCRVVLASARLGLGELDQACALGAEAAQQATEIRSARAVDYVRDFERRLEPYRDAAAVRTYRDRIAAIG, encoded by the coding sequence ATGTCGGAACGACCTCCGCAGCGCATCCCCAACCGCCAGCTCGCCGCGCTCATCGCAGAAGCCGGTTTCTCCAACGCAGGTCTCGCCCGCCGGGTGGACCAGCTCGGGCTCGAACACGGCCTCGACCTGCGGTACGACAAAACGTCCGTGACCCGCTGGCTGCGCGGCCAGCAGCCACGCGGCACCACACCCGCACTGATCGCCGAGGTCTTCACCCGCCGGCTCGGCCGCCGGCTCTCCGCCCAGGACCTGGGCCTGGACGCCTGCGCGCCCGTCTACGCGGGGCTGGAGTTCGCCGCGACCCCCGAGGAAGCCGTCGACATCGTCGGCGGACTCTGGCGCAAGGACTCGGGGAGCCACGCGGAGCTGCGCAAGATCGCGTTCACCCCGGCGGGGCTCGTCGTGCCGAGCCGCGACTGGCTGATCGGACGCGCGGACGAACGGGTCGGGCACGACGGCTCGGCCGCGACGACGGCCGCCGGCCAGGCCCGGACGCCGGGGCAGGTGCCCGGCCGAGGGGCATCGCAGGTGCCGGGACAGCCCACCGGCCATCAGCTCGCCGCCGCCACGGGCGCGGGGCCGGGGACACCGTCGTACGGCACTCGCTCCTACGGAGGCGGCGGCGCGGACGGCGGCGGAGGTACGGGCCGCGCGGCGGACGCCGCGGGCGTCCGGGTGCCCGCACAGGGCCGCGCCACCATGCCCCGTCAGGCCGCCGTCCCCGCCGGTGTCCCGCCGGCCCGGCCGACGGACCGCGTCGCCGGACAGCGGGTCGGCGGCGGTGACGTCGCCGCCCTGCGCTCCGTCAGCGAGCTGTTCCGCACCCTCGACCAGGCGTACGGCGGCGGCCACGCCCGGCAGGCGCTCGTCCGGTACCTGGAGCACGAGTGCGAGCCGATGCTCCGCGGCGTGTACGGCGAGACCACCGGGCGCCGGCTGTTCGCCGCCGCGGCCGACCTGACCCGACTGGCAGGCTGGACCTCGTACGACATCGCCGCGCACGGGCTCGCGCAGCGCTACTTCGTACAGGCGCTGCGGCTGTCCCAGGCGGCGGGCGACCGGGCGTACGGCTCCTTCGTCCTGATCACCATGAGCCGCCAGGCCGTCTACCTCGGACACGGCCGGGAGGCGGTCCAGCTCGCCCGCGTCGCCCAACAGGGCGTCGGCTCGGCCGCGCCGCCCGTCGTGCAGTCGCTGCTGCACTCCGTCGAGGCGCGCGGGCACGCCGTGCTGGGCGAGCCGCGGGCCTGCACCGCCTCCCTCGTACGGGCCGAGCGCGCCCTGGAGTCGGCCCGTCCCGGCGACGAAGTGCCGCACTGGGCGCGGTCCTTCGACGAAGGGCAGCTCGCCGACGAGTTCGGGCACAGCTACCGGGATCTCCAGCAGTACCGCGCGGCCGTCCAACACGCGGAGCGCGCACTTCAGTTACGGGCGCCCGGGTTCGCGCGCAGCCGGCTCTTCTGCCGGGTGGTGCTCGCCTCCGCCCGGCTGGGACTCGGCGAGCTGGACCAGGCGTGCGCGCTGGGGGCGGAAGCCGCGCAGCAGGCGACGGAGATCCGCTCGGCACGCGCGGTGGACTACGTACGGGACTTCGAGCGGCGCCTGGAGCCGTACCGGGACGCGGCGGCCGTACGCACCTACCGCGACCGGATCGCGGCGATCGGCTGA
- the lipB gene encoding lipoyl(octanoyl) transferase LipB yields MSELRFVQLGFGGDAVEYREAWQKQREVHAARFADEIPDTCLLLEHPPVYTAGRRTEDSERPLDGTPVVDVDRGGKITWHGPGQLVGYPILKLPRPVDVVAHVRRLEEALIRTATDFGVATTRVEGRSGVWVLGDPVEERRTVGGLSLDLDPRVNDGEFDPRLNGPEYAPSNAGQRREDRKLAQIGIRVAKGVTMHGFSLNVNPDNTWFDRIVPCGIRDAGVTSLSYELGHDLTVAEVLPVMEHHLRDVLEHAEPKPREAEAVEAQAGARAAQTVEPARA; encoded by the coding sequence GTGAGTGAGCTGCGGTTCGTCCAGCTGGGCTTCGGCGGCGACGCCGTCGAATACCGGGAGGCGTGGCAGAAGCAGCGCGAGGTCCACGCGGCCCGCTTCGCGGATGAGATCCCCGACACCTGCCTGCTGCTCGAACATCCGCCCGTCTACACCGCCGGGCGGCGTACCGAGGACAGTGAGCGCCCCCTGGACGGCACTCCCGTCGTCGATGTCGACCGCGGCGGCAAGATCACCTGGCACGGTCCCGGCCAACTCGTCGGCTACCCCATCCTGAAGCTGCCGCGTCCCGTGGACGTGGTGGCGCACGTACGCCGTCTTGAGGAGGCGCTGATCCGTACGGCGACGGACTTCGGGGTGGCGACGACCCGGGTGGAGGGCCGCAGCGGCGTATGGGTGCTCGGCGATCCGGTGGAGGAGCGCCGGACCGTGGGCGGTCTGTCGCTGGACCTCGATCCCCGGGTGAACGACGGGGAGTTCGACCCCCGGCTGAACGGCCCCGAGTACGCGCCGTCCAACGCGGGCCAGCGCCGCGAGGACCGCAAGCTCGCCCAGATCGGCATCCGCGTCGCCAAGGGCGTGACGATGCACGGCTTCTCGCTGAACGTGAACCCGGACAACACCTGGTTCGACCGGATCGTGCCGTGCGGGATCCGGGACGCGGGCGTGACCTCGCTCTCGTACGAACTCGGCCACGACCTCACCGTCGCGGAGGTGCTTCCCGTCATGGAGCACCATCTGCGGGACGTGCTGGAGCACGCGGAGCCGAAACCCCGCGAGGCCGAGGCCGTCGAAGCCCAGGCGGGGGCCCGCGCGGCCCAGACCGTCGAGCCGGCGCGCGCCTGA